The following are encoded together in the Cicer arietinum cultivar CDC Frontier isolate Library 1 chromosome 2, Cicar.CDCFrontier_v2.0, whole genome shotgun sequence genome:
- the LOC140919381 gene encoding uncharacterized protein — MAWKQPHTVIEIRSFMGLAGYWKANVVVDALSRKRVHLTFVTMKGLKLLEKFCDLDLNLDSPLGKVQYGMIIIDSKLMNEIKVLQVTNMLTQEKRKLIEVSKAPEIEVGPDDILRCNGLVCIPENTKLRKTILDEAHKVKLSIHPGTTKMNKDVKQKFWLTGMKKHIANMWLHV, encoded by the exons ATGGCATGGAAACAACCGCATACAGTCATAGAGATTAGAAGTTTTATGGGTTTGGCCGGGTACT GGAAGGCCAATGTGGTGGTTGATGCCCTAAGCAGAAAGCGAGTTCATCTCACGTTTGTAACAATGAAGGGGTTGAAGTTGTTAGAGAAGTTTTGTGACTTGGATCTTAATTTGGATTCCCCATTGGGGAAAGTGCAATATGGAATGATCATTATAGATAGTAAATTGATGAATGAGATTAAAGTTCTCCAAGTTACAAACATGTTGACTCAAGAGAAAAGGAAGTTGATCGAGGTCAGCAAGGCCCCTGAAATTGAGGTGGGCCCAGATGATATTTTAAGATGTAATGGACTTGTTTGTATACccgaaaatacaaaattaaggAAGACTATCTTGGATGAGGCCCATAAAGTCAAGTTGAGTATTCACCCTGGTACTACCAAAATGAATAAAGACGTTAAGCAAAAGTTTTGGTTgacaggaatgaagaaacatatAGCAAATATGTGGCTTCATGTTTGA